Proteins from a genomic interval of Terriglobales bacterium:
- a CDS encoding DinB family protein, with protein MRKASLLFCVVLLASAAVFSQTLTSADRDKAETYLQQTRDGVIAATQGLSEAQMKFKPAPDRWSVAEVLEHIVLVEDFTFQNVTDKVMKALAGPGDRDTAKIDAMVLALVPDRTNKRQAPEGARPTARWTPAESLDHFQKSRARTIAFLESTPDLREHVGDSPLGQLDAYEWLLFMGAHSERHTKQILEVKADPNFPKN; from the coding sequence ATGAGGAAAGCATCGCTACTCTTCTGCGTTGTGCTGCTGGCGAGCGCTGCGGTATTCAGTCAAACGCTCACTTCAGCCGACCGTGATAAGGCGGAAACGTACCTGCAGCAAACTCGTGACGGCGTGATTGCGGCAACGCAGGGCCTTTCGGAGGCGCAGATGAAATTCAAGCCGGCACCGGACCGGTGGTCGGTTGCGGAGGTGCTGGAACATATCGTTCTGGTGGAAGACTTTACCTTCCAGAATGTCACGGACAAGGTAATGAAAGCGCTGGCGGGACCTGGCGATCGCGACACCGCCAAAATTGATGCCATGGTTTTGGCCCTGGTTCCGGATCGCACCAATAAGAGGCAGGCGCCGGAAGGAGCCAGGCCCACCGCTCGCTGGACACCCGCGGAAAGCCTTGATCACTTTCAGAAGAGCCGAGCCCGAACGATTGCTTTCCTGGAATCGACTCCCGACTTGCGGGAACACGTTGGTGATAGTCCGCTGGGGCAGTTAGACGCCTACGAATGGCTGCTGTTCATGGGAGCACACAGCGAGCGGCATACCAAACAAATCCTGGAAGTGAAAGCGGATCCCAATTTCCCCAAGAACTGA
- a CDS encoding helix-turn-helix domain-containing protein, with product MSVSLEVFGDRWSLLIIRDLMVRGFRTFKQFQEAGEGIATNVLADRLKKLEAAGIISPEPEESDGRRVNYRLTEKGIDLAPVMLELLIWGARHQQTAAPCALIARMEKNREWVLAEARRRWKERDATPLIPSFVERRVDRGGVRGRRAGAPAVRVRE from the coding sequence GTGAGTGTTTCCCTTGAGGTGTTCGGGGATCGCTGGTCGCTGCTCATCATCCGGGATCTGATGGTTCGTGGATTCCGCACCTTCAAGCAATTCCAGGAAGCGGGCGAGGGAATCGCAACCAATGTTCTCGCAGATCGTCTAAAAAAACTTGAAGCCGCAGGGATTATTTCTCCAGAACCGGAAGAAAGCGATGGGCGAAGGGTAAATTACCGGCTTACGGAGAAGGGAATTGATCTGGCGCCAGTAATGCTCGAGCTACTTATTTGGGGTGCGCGCCACCAGCAGACCGCGGCTCCCTGCGCACTCATCGCCAGGATGGAAAAGAACCGGGAGTGGGTGCTGGCGGAAGCCAGAAGACGGTGGAAAGAGCGAGATGCGACTCCACTGATACCGTCATTCGTGGAGAGAAGAGTCGATCGAGGTGGGGTCAGAGGCCGAAGGGCGGGCGCACCTGCCGTTCGAGTGCGCGAGTAG
- a CDS encoding VOC family protein produces the protein MGKPVVHWELMSKDPEKVAAFYEKIFDWKIQNMPEMNYRLVDTGGEGGINGGILKPDREGPWPGDMTFYIAVDDLATYRKRIVAEGGKICVEEQEVPGMGSFTLFTDPEGRMMGLWRSAQSMK, from the coding sequence ATGGGCAAACCTGTTGTTCATTGGGAGCTGATGTCCAAGGATCCTGAGAAAGTCGCGGCTTTTTACGAGAAAATCTTTGATTGGAAAATCCAGAACATGCCGGAGATGAACTATCGTCTGGTTGACACCGGAGGTGAAGGTGGCATCAACGGCGGCATTCTAAAACCGGACCGCGAAGGCCCCTGGCCCGGCGACATGACGTTCTACATCGCCGTGGATGACTTGGCGACTTACCGCAAGCGTATTGTTGCCGAAGGCGGCAAGATTTGCGTCGAGGAGCAGGAAGTGCCCGGGATGGGGTCGTTCACGCTCTTCACCGATCCGGAAGGACGGATGATGGGATTGTGGCGCAGTGCCCAGTCAATGAAGTAA